GGGAGCAGCGGCCCGCCACCAACCCGGTCAACGCCGTCCTTTCCCTCGGCTATGTCCTGCTCGGCGGCATGATTCAGTCCCTCCTCGACGGCATCGGTTTTGACCCGCACCTGGGCTTCTTCCACGAGGAGGCCTACGGAAGGCCCTCCCTCGCCCTGGACCTGGTCGAGCCCTTCCGCGCACCCGTGGTGGACCGGATGACGCTCCGGCTCTTCAACCTGCGCGTCCTAACCCACGCCGACTTCGACCCGGAGGAGGACGGCGGCCTCCGCATGCGCCCGGAAGCCCTCCGGCGCTTCTTTCGCGAATGGGAGAAAACCCTAAAAAAGATGGACGTGCGGCTAAGGGTCCGTGAACAGGCCGAAGGTCTCCGCAGGCTCTTTCTCGGAGAAAACGACGCCATCATGCCATGGTCATGGAGGGCCAGACCATGAAATATTGGGTCGTCGCCTATGACATCCCCGATGACCGAAGACGCCTCCGCGTCGCAAACGTCCTTGAAGGTTACGGGGACCGCGTCCAGCATTCTGTCTTCGAGGTGCTCCTGGACCACGCCACCCTGGGAAACCTGCAACAGTGTCTCCGGCGTGAAGTCAACCCGGATGAGGACGCTCTCCGGCTCTACCCAC
This region of Candidatus Hydrogenedentota bacterium genomic DNA includes:
- the cas2 gene encoding CRISPR-associated endonuclease Cas2, yielding MVMEGQTMKYWVVAYDIPDDRRRLRVANVLEGYGDRVQHSVFEVLLDHATLGNLQQCLRREVNPDEDALRLYPLCEQCVRGVHDLGLTRAAPFEEPDVIII